One window of Lepeophtheirus salmonis chromosome Z, UVic_Lsal_1.4, whole genome shotgun sequence genomic DNA carries:
- the LOC121130335 gene encoding rho-related GTP-binding protein RhoE has protein sequence MSKKNLFSMGSLGNSMDFFEDVRVVVVGDHKVGKSSLIHRNIHNKFNENYYKTSSIEKHNWTHVVSNRDVYYTIWDTPGGGSNKVKPLLYAKADVILLCFKITEPKTLASAFNKWTADIRNFAPSVPIILVGCQSDLRSNKDIITNLASQGLAPISAEQGLTVSHQIQAVLYIETSAKSSHRAALSAFEVSALTTMGQFSHTHINHHEYFSRTARISPQFHAPLLPPKSKNIRSPPVPPKPPVRRAVSSVHLNKENLYSAEPSSTKSLLHLHQVSESNSQQQPFKVVSRERSLLNLSGTTPRTPKTQRKERERMVTIKCQRLTLDKRREEVDVEVPAPIYETLRFYNVSSDDLLRDCKNDAPKKSLRAKLKRLFAVKI, from the exons atgtcaaaaaagaatttatttagtATGGGGAGTTTAGGAAACTCTATGGACTTTTTCGAGGATGTAAGAGTGGTTGTCGTGGGGGATCACAAGGTTGGAAAGTCATCCCTGATTCATCGGaacattcataataaatttaatgag AATTACTACAAGACATCAAGCATTGAAAAACATAATTGGACTCATGTCGTGTCGAATAGAGATGTTTATTACACCATATGGGATACTCCTGGAGGAG gatcgAATAAGGTTAAACCTTTACTCTACGCCAAAGCAGACGTTATCTTACTATGCTTTAAAATCACCGAACCAAAGACTTTAGCTTCTGCCTTTAATAAGTGGACGGCAGATATCCGTAATTTTGCACCTAGTGTTCCCATCATACTTGTCGGATGCCAGTCAGATCTGAg GTCAAACAAAGATATAATAACCAATTTGGCTTCCCAAGGATTAGCTCCTATTTCCGCAGAGCAAGGATTAACAGTTAGTCATCAAATTCAAGCAGTTCTCTACATTGAAACCTCTGCCAAATCCTCCCATCGTGCTGCCCTTTCGGCCTTTGAAGTCTCTGCTCTCACAACCATGGGACAATtctcacacacacacataaatcATCATGAATATTTTTCGAGAACCGCTCGCATTTCCCCTCAATTCCATGCACCACTTCTTCCTCCCAAATCAAAAAACATTCGCTCTCCTCCTGTACCTCCAAAGCCTCCTGTACGACGAGCCGTCTCCTCGGTCCACCTAAACAAAGAAAACCTCTACTCAGCCGAACCTTCATCAACAAAGAGCTTATTGCATTTACATCAGGTCTCTGAGAGCAATAGTCAGCAACAGCCCTTTAAGGTCGTATCCCGTGAGAGAAGTCTACTCAACCTTAGCGGAACAACTCCACGAACACCAAAAACACAGCGGAAAGAACGTGAGAGAATGGTAACCATTAAATGCCAAAGGCTTACGCTTGATAAAAGACGAGAAGAAGTGGATGTAGAGGTTCCAGCTCCCATCTATGAAACCCTGAGATTCTATAATGTTTCATCTGATGATTTACTTAGGGATTGCAAGAATGACGCACCCAAAAAGTCATTGAGAGCGAAGCTTAAACGCTTGTTTGCCGttaagatataa